The following proteins are encoded in a genomic region of Galbibacter sp. BG1:
- the purL gene encoding phosphoribosylformylglycinamidine synthase: MILFFGNPKSKVFAVQTNDKISQENTAKLSWLFGNQPLIESASIDAFFIGPRAAMITPWSTNAVEITQNMCVPGIIRIEEFYASTAEADDFDPMLSQKYPKLDQDIFTVDIQPEAIKEIEDIATFNQQEGLALNEEEVAYLNQLSEKLDRKLTDSEVFGFSQVNSEHCRHKIFNGTFVIDGEEKPMSLFKMIRKTSEENPNGIVSAYKDNVAFLKGPKAVQFAPKTADKPDFYLEKDFNSVLSLKAETHNFPTTVEPFNGAATGSGGEIRDRLAGGKGSLPLAGTAVYMTSYSRLEENRPWEKAMDERKWLYQTPIDILIKASNGASDFGNKFGQPLIAGSVLTFEHEEEARKLGFDKVIMLAGGIGYGKQEQAIKDTPKASDKIIVLGGENYRIGMGGAAVSSADTGEFSSGIELNAVQRSNPEMQKRVANAVRGMVESEENEIVSIHDHGAGGHLNCLSELVEDTGGKIDLDKLPVGDPTLSAKEIIGNESQERMGLVIGKDHTDKLRRIAERERSPMYEVGEVTGDDVFCFESATKGDKPMDLALEDMFGSSPKTIMTDKTVQRNYKNSAYSLDQVYIYLEQVLQLEAVACKDWLTNKVDRCVGGRVAKQQCTGPLQLPLNNCGVMALDFKGKEGIATSIGHSPVSALVDPVAGSRNSIAESLTNIVWAPLEEGLKSVSLSANWMWPCKNEGEDARLYEAVKGCSEFAIDLGINIPTGKDSLSMKQKYPTEEVISPGTVIISAGAHCSDITKVVEPVLQRNGGSIYYINISEDDFKLGGSSLGQVLNSIGNKVPTVKSAENLKNTFNTLQQLIKGNEILAGHDVASGGLITTLLEMCFADLNLGAQLDLSSLGEVDSIKTLFNENAGIVFQAKEDSKVEKSLAEAGINFHKIGKPLEGDRLQIVNNEDSFSFSISQFRDVWYKTSFLLDQKQTKNNVAEARYNNYKNQPLTYTFPDHFTGKLPEITGKRPKAAILREKGSNSEREMANAMYLAGFDVKDVHMTDLISGRETLEDIQFIGAVGGFSNSDVLGSAKGWAGAFLYNDKAKKALENFFKREDTLSIGICNGCQLFVELGLINPDHEEKPKMLHNDSGKHESIFTSVEIQENKSVMLSSLVGSKLGIWVSHGEGKFNFPYQEEKYNIVAKYGYETYPANPNGSDFNTAMMVSDDGRHLVTMPHFERSIFQWNWPYYPEGRKDEVSPWLEAFVNAKKWLDKK, encoded by the coding sequence ATGATCCTTTTCTTCGGAAACCCAAAAAGTAAGGTATTTGCCGTTCAAACCAACGACAAAATTTCACAAGAAAACACAGCAAAACTCTCATGGTTATTTGGCAATCAGCCACTCATCGAATCGGCGTCTATAGACGCTTTTTTTATTGGTCCGCGGGCAGCCATGATTACGCCTTGGAGTACCAATGCAGTGGAGATAACACAGAATATGTGTGTTCCTGGAATTATTAGGATTGAAGAGTTTTATGCGTCTACTGCAGAGGCTGATGATTTTGATCCCATGTTGAGTCAGAAATACCCAAAACTAGATCAGGATATTTTTACTGTGGATATCCAGCCAGAAGCAATCAAAGAGATTGAAGATATAGCCACTTTCAATCAACAGGAAGGATTGGCATTAAATGAAGAGGAAGTTGCTTACTTAAATCAACTTTCAGAAAAATTGGATAGAAAACTGACAGACTCTGAAGTTTTTGGTTTTTCCCAGGTAAATTCAGAACACTGTCGCCACAAAATCTTCAATGGCACTTTTGTAATCGATGGAGAAGAAAAGCCAATGTCTTTGTTTAAAATGATCAGAAAGACTTCCGAAGAAAATCCTAATGGTATTGTTTCGGCATATAAAGACAACGTAGCCTTCTTAAAAGGCCCTAAAGCGGTACAATTTGCCCCGAAAACAGCTGATAAACCAGATTTTTATTTAGAAAAAGACTTTAATTCAGTCTTATCGCTAAAAGCAGAAACTCATAATTTCCCTACCACTGTGGAGCCATTTAACGGTGCTGCTACGGGTTCCGGGGGAGAGATTCGCGACCGATTGGCAGGAGGTAAAGGTTCTTTACCGTTGGCAGGAACTGCAGTTTACATGACGAGCTATTCCCGATTGGAAGAAAACCGTCCTTGGGAAAAAGCAATGGACGAGCGTAAATGGTTGTACCAAACGCCGATAGATATTTTAATAAAAGCCTCCAATGGAGCTTCTGATTTTGGAAATAAATTCGGTCAGCCGCTTATCGCTGGTTCGGTTCTCACTTTTGAGCATGAGGAAGAAGCTAGAAAACTAGGTTTCGATAAAGTTATTATGTTGGCCGGTGGCATTGGCTACGGAAAGCAAGAACAAGCAATAAAAGATACGCCCAAAGCGAGTGATAAAATTATTGTTTTAGGAGGAGAAAATTATAGAATTGGAATGGGTGGTGCCGCCGTTTCTTCAGCAGATACCGGAGAATTTAGCAGCGGTATCGAGCTCAATGCTGTACAAAGATCCAATCCAGAAATGCAAAAACGTGTTGCCAACGCCGTTAGGGGTATGGTAGAGAGTGAGGAAAACGAAATAGTTTCCATTCATGATCACGGAGCTGGGGGACATTTAAATTGCCTATCGGAATTGGTGGAAGACACCGGTGGAAAAATTGATTTGGATAAACTGCCCGTTGGCGATCCAACACTTTCTGCAAAAGAAATTATTGGCAATGAGAGTCAGGAACGTATGGGCTTGGTCATTGGGAAAGATCATACCGATAAACTTAGGCGAATAGCAGAGCGCGAGCGTTCACCTATGTATGAAGTTGGTGAGGTTACCGGGGATGATGTATTCTGTTTTGAATCGGCTACCAAAGGGGACAAACCAATGGATTTGGCGTTGGAAGATATGTTTGGAAGTTCTCCAAAGACCATAATGACCGATAAAACGGTACAAAGAAATTACAAAAACTCGGCATATAGTTTAGATCAGGTTTATATTTATTTGGAGCAAGTGCTTCAATTGGAAGCAGTAGCCTGTAAAGATTGGTTGACGAATAAAGTGGACCGTTGTGTTGGTGGCCGTGTGGCGAAACAGCAATGTACAGGGCCTTTACAACTACCATTGAACAATTGTGGGGTAATGGCGTTGGATTTCAAAGGAAAAGAAGGAATTGCCACATCAATAGGTCACTCACCGGTATCTGCTTTGGTAGATCCTGTTGCGGGAAGTAGAAATTCCATTGCAGAATCTTTAACAAATATCGTTTGGGCACCGTTGGAAGAAGGTTTAAAATCGGTTTCGCTATCTGCCAATTGGATGTGGCCCTGTAAAAACGAAGGTGAGGATGCCCGTTTGTATGAGGCTGTAAAGGGATGTTCGGAGTTTGCGATTGATCTAGGGATTAATATCCCGACTGGAAAAGATTCCCTTTCGATGAAGCAAAAGTACCCTACGGAAGAGGTTATTTCTCCCGGAACGGTAATAATTTCTGCTGGGGCTCATTGTAGCGATATTACTAAAGTGGTAGAGCCTGTATTGCAAAGAAATGGTGGAAGTATCTACTACATAAATATTTCGGAAGATGACTTTAAGTTGGGTGGTTCTTCTTTAGGTCAGGTTTTAAATAGCATAGGAAATAAAGTTCCAACGGTAAAAAGTGCCGAGAATTTAAAAAATACCTTCAATACCCTTCAGCAGTTAATTAAAGGCAATGAAATCTTAGCTGGGCACGATGTAGCAAGCGGTGGTTTAATTACAACCCTTCTGGAAATGTGTTTTGCCGATTTAAATTTGGGTGCTCAATTAGATCTTTCTTCTTTAGGGGAAGTAGATTCCATAAAAACACTTTTTAATGAAAACGCTGGTATTGTTTTTCAAGCCAAAGAAGATTCAAAAGTGGAGAAAAGTCTAGCGGAAGCGGGAATAAACTTCCATAAAATAGGGAAGCCATTGGAAGGCGACCGACTCCAAATTGTAAATAATGAAGATAGTTTTTCCTTCAGTATTAGTCAGTTTCGGGATGTTTGGTATAAAACTTCTTTCTTGCTAGACCAAAAACAAACAAAGAACAATGTAGCGGAAGCGAGATACAACAATTATAAAAATCAACCGCTTACCTATACATTCCCCGATCATTTTACGGGAAAATTGCCTGAAATTACTGGGAAACGTCCTAAAGCGGCTATCTTACGTGAAAAAGGAAGTAATTCGGAGCGTGAAATGGCCAATGCCATGTATTTGGCTGGTTTCGATGTTAAGGATGTACACATGACCGATCTTATTTCTGGACGCGAAACCCTTGAAGATATTCAGTTTATTGGTGCCGTAGGAGGATTTTCCAATTCAGATGTTCTAGGTTCGGCAAAAGGTTGGGCAGGAGCATTCCTTTACAACGACAAAGCGAAAAAGGCATTAGAGAACTTTTTTAAAAGGGAAGATACGCTTTCTATTGGTATTTGTAACGGGTGTCAACTTTTTGTGGAACTCGGACTTATAAATCCGGATCATGAGGAAAAGCCAAAAATGCTTCATAACGATAGTGGAAAGCACGAAAGTATATTTACTTCCGTGGAAATTCAAGAAAACAAATCGGTGATGCTTTCCTCTTTGGTGGGCAGTAAATTAGGGATATGGGTATCTCACGGAGAGGGGAAATTTAATTTTCCTTACCAAGAAGAAAAGTACAATATCGTTGCGAAATACGGCTACGAAACGTATCCGGCCAATCCAAATGGATCTGATTTCAATACGGCCATGATGGTTTCAGACGATGGGCGCCATTTAGTAACCATGCCTCATTTTGAGCGTTCCATCTTTCAATGGAATTGGCCCTACTATCCAGAAGGACGAAAAGATGAAGTTTCTCCATGGTTGGAAGCGTTTGTAAACGCCAAAAAGTGGTTGGATAAAAAATAA